A stretch of DNA from Planococcus antarcticus DSM 14505:
AAGCCTTTTCGGTCTGCATCCTTGATGACCGGCACCAGCAGGCCATCTTCGAGTGCTACCGCCATTCCAATATTAATTGCGTCATGCTGGATGATTTCATTGCCTTCAAGGGAAATATTAATATTTGGATGCCTCTTCAAAGCATGAGCTGTCGCTTTCAAAATAATTTCAGTATAGCTAAGACGGTAACCGGTCTGCTTTTCAATTGGCCCCAGCAATTGCTTGCGCATCGCCACCACCTCGGCCATATCAATGTCACAGTTGAGAGTGACGTGCGGTGCAGTCGTCTTGCTGTGGAGCATCCGGTCCGCTACGGCTTTGCGGATTCCTGCCATTTTCACACGCTTAGCAGGCGGGACTGGTTGAGCTGCTGGCTGCCGGGCTTTTTCTACGTCTGCACGGTAAACTTTGCCTCGCGGACCGCTGCCTTCAACTTCTTGCAAGTCCATTCCTTCGGCCACTGCTACTTTTTCAGCAAGCGGCGTAACACCGCTGGTAGCGGAGGCAGTGGCAGTCGGAGCAAACCTTTCAACGTCTGCCTGGTGAATCCGCCCTTTCGGACCAGAGCCTTCGACTTCCGTGAGGTGGACTTCCCTTTCCCGGGCGACTCTTCTGGCAGCCGGAGTTGCCCGGACTTTTTCCGGCTCTTCAGAGGGTTGGTCCGATAATTCGGCTTCTGGTTGTGGGTTTGGTGTTTCCGTGGAAACAGGCTTGCTGCTGACGCCGGATTCTCCAGGCGGCAAATCGGGAACTTCTTCCCCTTCTTCACCGATATAGCCAACAACATGATTGATCGGCACTTCATCGTCTTCTTCAAAATAGCGCTTCAACAAAACCCCGTCTTCATAGGACTCCACTTCGATGTTGATTTTATCCGTCATGATTTCAAATAACGGTTCCCCTACTTCGACCGGGTCCCCTTCTTCTTTGAACCATTGAAGTACTGTTCCGACTTGCATGGTACTGCTCAGCTTCGGCATGAAAATTTCTTTAGCCATTTATTTTTTCCTCCCTACAGGCGGTTTAGCGTTTCTTTGACGGCCGTAACAATATCGGCCACTACTGGCACCGCCGCTTTTTCCAGTTCCGGGTTATAAGGAATTGGGACCGCTTTCCCGCCGAGCCGCTTGATGGGTGCATCTAAATAATCGAAAGCTTCACTTTCTGCGATCAAGCTGGCAATTTCGCCGCCGAATCCGCCGCGTTTCACCGCTTCATGGACCACCACTAGTCGCCCAGTCTTTTTGACGGATTGGACAATGGTTTCAATGTCGAGCGGCACAAGCGTCCGCGGATCGATTACTTCAACCTCAATGCCTTCTTTTTGGAGTTCCTCGGCCGCCTCCAGCGATTTATGGACCATAATTGCTGTAGCGACGATTGTCACATCCGACCCTTGTTTTTTGATATCGGCTTTGCCCAGTGGAATTGAATAAGCTTCTTCTGGAACATCGGATTTTTTCGGGTAGCAAAGTTTATGCTCATAGAAAATGACGGGGTTGTCATCGTCAATCGCTGCCTTCAATAATCCTTTGGCGTCATAGGCGGTTGAAGGCTGAACCACCTTCAGGCCAGGTATATGAGCCATCCAGGCTTCCAGACTTTGCGAATGCTGTGCCGCTGCCCCCGTTCCCGAGCCGGCAGGTGTGCGAAGCACCATCGGAACCTTTCCTTTTCCGCCATACATATAGCGAATTTTTGCTGCCTGATTGACCATATTATCCATCGCAATGGTCATAAAATCAGAAAACTGTAATTCCACAATTGGCCGCATCCCCGTCAATGCTGCTCCGACTGCCGTACCTGAGATGGCTGCTTCTGAAATAGGCGTATTGCGGATCCGTTCCGGACCAAACTCTTCAATCATTCCGCGCGTGACACCGAATGCGCCGCCATAGACGCCGATGTCTTCCCCTAATACAAACACATCTTCGTTGGCACGCATTTCTTGGCTCATGGCTTCTCTTACCGCTTCTAAATAGGTCAGCTCTCTCATGCATAGATTCTCCTTTACTCCGCCTTATGCGTAAATGTCTTCCATCAAAGCATCCAATGTTGGCTCTGGACTATTTTTTGCAAATTCTACAGACTCTTCAACTTCCTTTTTCGCGTCCGCTTTGATTTCTTCCGCTTCTTGCTGCGTAAAAATTTCTTCTTCGATCAGCACTTTAGCCATCAGCTTGATAGGATCCCGCAAGAGCCATTCTTTTTCTTCCTCTCGTGTTCGATACTTTTTAGCATCACTCTTCGAATGCCCTTTAGAGCGGTAAGTCTTGGCTTCGACAATGGAAGGCCCTTCTCCATTTCGCGCTCGATCCACCGCTTCACTGACGCCATTCATCACTTCGAATACATCATTGCCATCGACTACTTTTCCTGGAATGCCATAGCTTGCGGCTCGTGCAGCAATGTCTTCGATATTAATCATTTCCCGCACTGGGCCCGACATGCCGTATTGATTGTTTTCACAAATAAAAACGACCGGTAATTTCCAGATGGATGCCAAATTGATTGCTTCATGAAAGCTGCCTTCATTCGAAGCTCCGTCTCCGAAAAAACACAATACAACATAGCCTGCTCCTTTCATCTGTGAAGTTAGCGCGGCTCCCGCAGCAATTGCAAAGCCACCCCCTACAATGCCGTTGGCTCCAAGGTTTCCTTTATCAACATCCGCGATGTGCATCGATCCGCCTTTGCCTTTGCAGTAACCCGTCGTTCGGCCAAAAAGTTCAGCCATCATGCCGTTGACTGTTGCGCCTTTAGCAATACAATGGCCATGTCCGCGATGTGTGCTGGTAATTTTGTCTTGCTCATTTAAAACAGCGATTGAACCGACAGCAGAGGCTTCTTGCCCAACACTCAAGTGAGTGGTTCCATGAATCATTCCTTTTGCAAAAAATTCATCGACCTTTTCTTCGAAAAAGCGAATCAGCCACATTTGTTTATACAAACCCTTTAACTCGGTTTCTTTAACGTGAGGCGGCAACTTCAGTTTTTGTGTCATGTGTCTTCCTCCTTTTACATATGTTCTATATCGTGACATATGTAAAATATAATATTTTTCGATTATTTAGTCAAGTAATTGAAAGGACCAACCCTCTCAAATGGTTATGGAGAAGTTTGGCCCTTGGACAAAGATGCTATTTAACCCGACTTTTTTTGGGCTTGTATTGTTTAAGGATTTTTCGGGAAGCATTGACATCTTTCAGCAAACGGTACGGTTTGCTGATCGTACGAACGGGCATGGACAAGAGCAGATGACTCAAGTCGTCTTTGTACTCTTGAGTAATCCGCGTTGGCTTTGAGGAAATCCGATTGTAGACTTCTTTATAGAACTTCTTATTGACGTCCACCTTGAGCTGCTTGGTCTTATCACATTGCTCGCAACGAATGCTTTTTATATCGTCGTTAATATAGGTGATTTCATGATTCACTTCTTCCCTGCAATGGTTGCAGAATAAAGCCGCTTCCATAGTTTTAATTTCCATGCTTGGACACCTTCTTATTTCTTTGATTGGGTTTTTCCTCTACATGAGATTGGATGGACTATGCTTTCACCGATAGCTCCTTTTCAGTTCCCGCTTTAAATGTGTCATCTTGCATGCGGCGCAGACGCCAGATCGTCGAATCTCTGGTTTGTTCGACATCATCATAACTTACGATTTCACCTTTTTTGATATCTCGCTTTAAACGGACATTTTGATCAACCAACCCCAGCGGCAATGCTCTTTTGGCACGAGCATCCGGGGCTGTCAGTATATGTCCGTATACCGTAAATCCTCCGATGCTGTCCAGAAAATCGCCCGCTGCCAAATCGGTCTTC
This window harbors:
- a CDS encoding dihydrolipoamide acetyltransferase family protein; this translates as MAKEIFMPKLSSTMQVGTVLQWFKEEGDPVEVGEPLFEIMTDKINIEVESYEDGVLLKRYFEEDDEVPINHVVGYIGEEGEEVPDLPPGESGVSSKPVSTETPNPQPEAELSDQPSEEPEKVRATPAARRVAREREVHLTEVEGSGPKGRIHQADVERFAPTATASATSGVTPLAEKVAVAEGMDLQEVEGSGPRGKVYRADVEKARQPAAQPVPPAKRVKMAGIRKAVADRMLHSKTTAPHVTLNCDIDMAEVVAMRKQLLGPIEKQTGYRLSYTEIILKATAHALKRHPNINISLEGNEIIQHDAINIGMAVALEDGLLVPVIKDADRKGLVELTVACKTAGQAAKDNKLKPDEMSGGTFTVSNLGMYAVDTFNPVINQPESAILGIGRIHEKPVGLNGQIVLRPMMGVGLSFDHRVIDGAPAAAFLTDLKAALENPFELLM
- a CDS encoding alpha-ketoacid dehydrogenase subunit beta is translated as MRELTYLEAVREAMSQEMRANEDVFVLGEDIGVYGGAFGVTRGMIEEFGPERIRNTPISEAAISGTAVGAALTGMRPIVELQFSDFMTIAMDNMVNQAAKIRYMYGGKGKVPMVLRTPAGSGTGAAAQHSQSLEAWMAHIPGLKVVQPSTAYDAKGLLKAAIDDDNPVIFYEHKLCYPKKSDVPEEAYSIPLGKADIKKQGSDVTIVATAIMVHKSLEAAEELQKEGIEVEVIDPRTLVPLDIETIVQSVKKTGRLVVVHEAVKRGGFGGEIASLIAESEAFDYLDAPIKRLGGKAVPIPYNPELEKAAVPVVADIVTAVKETLNRL
- a CDS encoding thiamine pyrophosphate-dependent dehydrogenase E1 component subunit alpha, encoding MTQKLKLPPHVKETELKGLYKQMWLIRFFEEKVDEFFAKGMIHGTTHLSVGQEASAVGSIAVLNEQDKITSTHRGHGHCIAKGATVNGMMAELFGRTTGYCKGKGGSMHIADVDKGNLGANGIVGGGFAIAAGAALTSQMKGAGYVVLCFFGDGASNEGSFHEAINLASIWKLPVVFICENNQYGMSGPVREMINIEDIAARAASYGIPGKVVDGNDVFEVMNGVSEAVDRARNGEGPSIVEAKTYRSKGHSKSDAKKYRTREEEKEWLLRDPIKLMAKVLIEEEIFTQQEAEEIKADAKKEVEESVEFAKNSPEPTLDALMEDIYA